The following proteins are encoded in a genomic region of Actinomadura sp. NAK00032:
- a CDS encoding helix-turn-helix domain-containing protein yields the protein MGRTHCPVDLSSDHAADFRGRTRTLLLGEVTVWPSTVQPLLSRRTAGLVRRSDPETYNLTLILQGAAGAERDGHQAEYRPFDLHSQNSSQPCTVWVGRGDQAVTSVGVEIPKDLLTLPRKSADRAIGRPLSGHEGVGALLAGFLTRLCADTGTYLTTDGPRLGAVLADLASALFAHTADADRDLSPEAHRRTLVLRVRAFIRRNLHDPELTPQAVAAAHHISLSHLYRLFEDEDDTVGALIRRQRLERARRDLADPAQRAVPVRDIGARWGFTHHSAFTRAFRTAYGASPSDHRRANRRPA from the coding sequence ATGGGGCGCACCCACTGCCCCGTGGACTTGAGCAGCGACCATGCCGCGGACTTCCGCGGCCGAACGCGCACCCTGCTGCTGGGCGAGGTGACCGTGTGGCCGTCGACCGTCCAGCCCCTGCTGTCCAGGCGGACGGCCGGACTGGTCAGGCGCTCCGATCCCGAGACCTACAACCTCACGCTCATCCTCCAAGGGGCGGCGGGCGCCGAACGGGACGGCCACCAGGCCGAGTACCGGCCCTTCGACCTGCACAGCCAGAACTCCTCGCAGCCGTGCACGGTCTGGGTGGGCCGCGGCGACCAGGCGGTCACGTCCGTCGGAGTCGAGATCCCCAAGGACCTCCTGACGCTGCCGCGCAAGAGCGCCGACCGGGCGATCGGCCGGCCGCTCTCCGGGCACGAGGGCGTCGGGGCGCTGCTCGCCGGCTTCCTCACCCGGCTCTGCGCCGACACCGGCACCTACCTCACGACCGACGGGCCCCGGCTCGGCGCCGTCCTGGCCGACCTCGCCTCCGCGCTGTTCGCCCACACCGCCGACGCCGACCGGGACCTGTCCCCCGAGGCGCACCGGCGGACCCTGGTGCTGCGCGTCCGCGCCTTCATCCGCAGGAACCTGCACGACCCGGAGCTGACTCCGCAGGCGGTCGCGGCCGCCCACCACATCTCGCTCAGCCATCTGTATCGCCTCTTCGAGGACGAGGACGACACCGTCGGCGCCCTGATCCGCCGGCAGCGCTTGGAACGCGCCCGCCGCGACCTGGCCGACCCCGCCCAGCGAGCGGTTCCGGTCCGCGACATCGGCGCCCGCTGGGGCTTCACCCACCACTCGGCCTTCACCCGCGCGTTCCGCACGGCCTATGGCGCGTCGCCGAGCGACCACCGCCGGGCGAACCGCCGGCCGGCGTGA
- a CDS encoding TIGR03617 family F420-dependent LLM class oxidoreductase, translating into MKLDVQLDGRPDEAARRARALIAAGVDGLFTFEGPHDVFLPLAVAAGSADVPPTDLMTNVAIAIPRSPMHLANTAYDLQLLSEGRFRLGLGSQIRPHIENRYGASWSRPAARMRETVLAVKAILNSWQDGTRLDFRGEFTKHTLMPPTFAPGPNPYGVPPVLLGALGPLMTRTAAEVADGLLVMPFHSRRHFRERTLPAVAEGLELAGRERIDLYPQAIVAMGGTPAEIEAAALGVKGLLAFYGSTPAYRPVLEIEGWGDLQPELNALSKTGDIMAMIGLIDDTMLRTLAVVGTPAECAAEIGSRFGDVAERVCAYFPGTTHPPETITALATGLRGEAAA; encoded by the coding sequence GTGAAACTGGATGTGCAGCTGGACGGCAGGCCGGACGAGGCGGCGCGGCGGGCCCGGGCGCTGATCGCCGCCGGAGTGGACGGCCTGTTCACGTTCGAGGGCCCGCACGACGTGTTCCTGCCGCTGGCCGTCGCGGCCGGCTCGGCCGACGTACCGCCGACCGACCTGATGACCAATGTCGCGATCGCGATCCCGCGCAGCCCGATGCACCTGGCCAACACGGCCTACGACCTGCAGTTGCTGAGCGAGGGCCGGTTCCGGCTCGGGCTCGGGTCGCAGATCAGGCCGCACATCGAGAACCGGTACGGCGCGTCCTGGAGCAGGCCGGCGGCCCGGATGCGCGAGACGGTGCTCGCGGTGAAGGCGATCCTGAACTCGTGGCAGGACGGCACCCGGCTCGATTTCCGCGGCGAGTTCACCAAGCACACCCTCATGCCCCCGACGTTCGCTCCAGGGCCGAACCCGTACGGCGTGCCGCCGGTCCTGCTCGGCGCGCTGGGGCCGCTGATGACCCGGACCGCGGCCGAGGTCGCCGACGGGCTGCTGGTGATGCCGTTCCACAGCCGCCGGCACTTCCGCGAGCGCACCCTCCCGGCGGTGGCCGAGGGCCTGGAACTGGCGGGGCGCGAGCGGATCGACCTGTACCCGCAGGCGATCGTCGCGATGGGCGGCACGCCCGCCGAGATCGAGGCCGCGGCCCTCGGCGTGAAGGGACTGCTGGCGTTCTACGGCTCGACTCCGGCGTACCGGCCCGTCCTGGAGATCGAGGGCTGGGGGGATCTGCAGCCCGAGCTGAACGCGCTGTCGAAGACCGGCGACATCATGGCGATGATCGGCCTGATCGACGACACGATGCTGCGGACGCTGGCGGTCGTCGGGACGCCGGCCGAGTGCGCCGCCGAGATCGGGAGCCGGTTCGGCGACGTGGCCGAGCGCGTCTGCGCCTACTTCCCCGGCACGACCCACCCTCCGGAGACCATCACCGCCCTCGCGACCGGACTGCGGGGAGAGGCCGCCGCCTGA
- a CDS encoding MerR family transcriptional regulator, with translation MLIAFRFARLCRLSIKQLRHYGELGLPAPAHVDADTGYRYYRPEQAREALLIGLLRSPDVPLAEVGRVLAGQDGVLAGVRARMEADIARRRRTLAALDRVLGDGLPQADVTLTREPARRVVMVRKAADQADIGAAIRSARPDVRPWRTAGRPPDGRASLRIAVGYLRTGKRLARAVPAHQRPRPRVSPALTRASPMTSTA, from the coding sequence GTGCTCATCGCTTTCCGGTTCGCTCGGCTGTGCCGGCTCAGCATCAAGCAGCTGAGGCACTACGGCGAGCTGGGGCTGCCGGCGCCGGCGCATGTCGACGCGGACACCGGCTACCGCTACTACCGGCCGGAGCAAGCCCGCGAGGCGCTGCTGATCGGGCTGTTGCGCTCGCCCGACGTACCTCTTGCGGAGGTCGGACGGGTGCTGGCCGGGCAAGACGGGGTGCTCGCCGGTGTACGCGCCCGCATGGAGGCCGACATCGCCCGCCGAAGGCGCACTCTCGCGGCGCTGGACCGGGTACTCGGCGACGGACTCCCGCAGGCGGACGTGACGCTCACGCGCGAACCCGCCCGCCGGGTGGTGATGGTGCGGAAGGCGGCCGATCAAGCGGACATCGGGGCGGCCATCCGGTCCGCCCGGCCTGACGTCCGGCCATGGCGCACGGCAGGACGCCCGCCGGATGGGCGGGCGTCCTTGAGGATTGCCGTCGGCTACTTGAGGACCGGGAAGCGCTTGGCCAGGGCGGTGCCGGCCCACCAGCGGCCCAGGCCCAGGGTGTCGCCGGCGCTGACCAGGGCCAGTCCGATGACCAGCACCGCGTAG
- a CDS encoding DoxX family membrane protein, producing MALSEHKTRAGRSTLIRVVAPRPLTESPAARYVWAVARLALGWVFVWAFLDKLIGLGHATPAGKGWLDGASPTEGFLAHAPKGPFAGFYNDLAGAAWADWLFMIGLAGVGAALMLGIGMRIAAVGGAALLVMMWTAVLPPENNVFMDDHLIYAVLVIGLALVSAGDTLGLGRWWAGTALAKRFPVLK from the coding sequence ATGGCACTCTCCGAGCACAAGACCCGTGCGGGTCGGAGCACCCTGATCCGGGTGGTGGCCCCGAGGCCGCTGACCGAGTCGCCCGCGGCCCGTTACGTCTGGGCCGTGGCCCGGCTGGCGCTGGGCTGGGTGTTCGTGTGGGCGTTCCTGGACAAGCTGATCGGCCTCGGCCACGCGACCCCGGCCGGGAAGGGCTGGCTGGACGGCGCCAGCCCGACCGAGGGGTTCCTCGCGCACGCCCCCAAGGGCCCGTTCGCCGGGTTCTACAACGACCTCGCCGGCGCCGCGTGGGCGGACTGGCTGTTCATGATCGGCCTCGCCGGGGTCGGTGCCGCGCTGATGCTGGGCATCGGGATGCGGATCGCCGCCGTGGGCGGCGCGGCGCTGCTGGTCATGATGTGGACGGCCGTGCTGCCTCCGGAGAACAACGTCTTCATGGACGACCACCTGATCTACGCGGTGCTGGTCATCGGACTGGCCCTGGTCAGCGCCGGCGACACCCTGGGCCTGGGCCGCTGGTGGGCCGGCACCGCCCTGGCCAAGCGCTTCCCGGTCCTCAAGTAG
- a CDS encoding VOC family protein — protein sequence MDGEVHFEGVAPVIPVQDLASALDRYRALGFSARQSDEDSHYGFVDWGPVSLHLTQWDEHDPARTGAAVYLYVSDAAALHAQWARAGVPGRLGEPNDTPYGLREFAYVDPEGTLHRVGSPIP from the coding sequence ATGGACGGCGAAGTTCACTTCGAAGGCGTGGCGCCTGTGATCCCGGTGCAGGACCTGGCCTCCGCGCTCGACCGCTACCGCGCCCTGGGGTTCTCGGCGCGGCAGTCCGACGAGGACTCCCACTACGGGTTCGTCGACTGGGGGCCGGTCTCGCTCCACCTCACCCAGTGGGACGAGCATGACCCCGCCCGCACCGGCGCGGCCGTCTACCTCTACGTCTCAGACGCCGCCGCCCTGCACGCCCAGTGGGCCCGCGCGGGCGTCCCAGGCCGCCTCGGCGAGCCGAACGACACGCCCTACGGACTCCGAGAGTTCGCCTACGTCGACCCCGAAGGAACGCTGCACCGCGTCGGCTCACCGATCCCGTAA
- a CDS encoding SDR family oxidoreductase: protein MELVAADRGRGLDVLFANAAITEFATLEQVTEEHFDAHFGINVRGLPFTVQKAPPLLDHGASIILNGSTDAEAGDEAFGVYAARKAAVRSFSRTRAGKLKGRGIRANTITPGPTDTPGMWGLAPDAEQAADLRRQMESEVPLGRLAHPAENAAAVAFLASGQSGFIPGSSLDIDGGLNQM from the coding sequence CTGGAGCTCGTCGCGGCCGACCGGGGACGGGGGCTGGACGTCCTGTTCGCCAACGCCGCCATCACCGAGTTCGCGACGCTCGAGCAGGTCACCGAGGAGCATTTCGACGCCCACTTCGGCATCAACGTCCGGGGCCTGCCGTTCACCGTCCAGAAGGCGCCGCCGCTGCTCGACCACGGCGCCTCGATCATCCTGAACGGCTCCACCGACGCGGAGGCCGGCGATGAGGCGTTCGGCGTGTACGCGGCGAGAAAGGCCGCCGTCCGGTCGTTCTCCCGGACCCGGGCCGGCAAGCTCAAGGGACGCGGCATCCGGGCCAACACCATCACGCCCGGCCCAACCGACACCCCCGGCATGTGGGGGCTCGCTCCCGACGCGGAGCAGGCCGCCGACCTCAGGCGGCAAATGGAGTCGGAGGTGCCGCTGGGCCGACTCGCGCACCCGGCGGAGAACGCCGCCGCCGTGGCCTTCCTCGCCTCCGGGCAGAGCGGCTTCATCCCCGGTTCGAGCCTGGACATCGACGGCGGCCTGAACCAGATGTGA
- a CDS encoding class I SAM-dependent methyltransferase, whose product MPSHSPIQDRITWYWDQQAPDYQQFQEQRLAHPDYSAAWTRVWRDALPGDAETVLDVGTGTGHAALTIAALGRQVTGIDIAPAMLDFARGNARRRGLDITFVQGDAVEPEAPGAPFDALVSRYLLWTLPEVDTALGNWRRLLRPGGRLAVVDAPWHAGGMRHSDTDPRARAYDDEARRALVLAEAETITAWQDRITAAGFVDVRAAPLAELYDLDGVHGVAADHRRTLQHLITARNPETDATRSRDGS is encoded by the coding sequence ATGCCCTCGCACTCGCCGATCCAGGACCGGATCACCTGGTACTGGGACCAGCAGGCCCCCGACTACCAGCAGTTCCAGGAGCAGCGCCTGGCCCACCCCGACTACAGCGCCGCCTGGACCCGCGTCTGGCGGGACGCGCTGCCCGGCGACGCCGAGACCGTGCTCGACGTGGGCACCGGCACCGGTCACGCCGCACTGACCATCGCCGCGCTTGGCCGCCAGGTGACCGGCATCGACATCGCGCCCGCCATGCTGGACTTCGCCCGCGGCAACGCCCGTCGCCGCGGGCTCGACATCACCTTCGTCCAGGGCGACGCGGTCGAGCCCGAAGCGCCGGGCGCCCCGTTCGACGCGCTCGTCAGCCGCTACCTCCTCTGGACGCTGCCCGAGGTCGACACCGCGCTGGGCAACTGGCGCCGCCTGCTCCGCCCCGGCGGCCGCCTGGCCGTCGTGGACGCCCCCTGGCACGCCGGCGGGATGCGCCACTCCGACACCGACCCGAGAGCCCGCGCCTACGACGACGAGGCCCGCCGCGCACTGGTGCTGGCCGAGGCGGAGACCATCACCGCCTGGCAGGACCGGATCACCGCCGCCGGCTTCGTGGACGTCCGGGCCGCACCGCTGGCGGAACTCTACGACCTCGACGGCGTCCACGGCGTCGCGGCCGACCACCGCCGCACCCTGCAGCACCTGATCACCGCACGGAACCCCGAGACGGACGCGACCCGCTCCCGAGACGGGAGCTAG
- a CDS encoding ABC transporter substrate-binding protein gives MKRYLAWFGAGLLAAALAGCGPAGREAGGQSGTTVRYPLTVENCGVDVRVGEAPSRAMIVNSAPLQYLSSLGVLDRLGSRAGKFPPEYYSEQTLAAVGRVPSLTDRLGSDGHLKISTEAIIAREPDLLLGLPEGVTRESLAAAGIPVLLEPSFCPDGIKDPGYETIFSQMRLYGEVFDRRARAEQAVADLRKRIKTVEAGLTGRQGRKVAVLWPYRGEGTVGAYGSRSMATPQLETLGARNVFADVDKRVFEVSMEELLRRDPDTIVLLHTDGTDEEIKQALLDIPGAKDLRAVRNGAVTVQLFNFTEPPTPLVLDGLERLAAYLKGK, from the coding sequence ATGAAGCGATACCTCGCCTGGTTCGGGGCCGGGCTGCTGGCCGCCGCGCTGGCCGGATGCGGCCCGGCGGGCCGAGAGGCGGGCGGCCAGAGCGGTACGACGGTGCGCTACCCCCTCACCGTCGAGAACTGCGGGGTGGACGTCAGGGTGGGCGAGGCGCCCTCCCGCGCCATGATCGTCAACAGCGCCCCGCTGCAGTACCTGTCCTCGCTCGGCGTGCTGGACCGGCTGGGCTCGCGCGCCGGGAAGTTCCCCCCGGAGTACTACTCCGAGCAGACCCTCGCGGCGGTCGGCAGGGTGCCGTCCCTCACCGACCGGCTCGGCTCCGACGGGCACCTGAAGATCTCCACCGAGGCGATCATCGCCCGGGAGCCCGACCTGCTGCTCGGCCTGCCGGAGGGCGTCACGCGGGAGTCGCTCGCCGCGGCCGGGATCCCCGTGCTCCTCGAACCGAGCTTCTGCCCGGACGGCATCAAGGACCCCGGCTACGAGACGATCTTCAGCCAGATGCGGCTGTACGGCGAGGTCTTCGACCGGCGGGCCCGGGCCGAGCAGGCGGTGGCGGACCTGCGGAAGCGCATCAAGACCGTCGAAGCGGGACTGACCGGCCGGCAGGGCCGCAAGGTGGCGGTCCTGTGGCCCTACCGGGGCGAGGGGACCGTCGGGGCCTACGGCAGCCGGAGCATGGCCACCCCCCAGCTCGAGACGCTCGGCGCCCGCAACGTGTTCGCCGACGTCGACAAGCGCGTCTTCGAAGTCTCCATGGAGGAGCTGCTGAGACGCGACCCCGACACCATCGTCCTGCTGCACACCGACGGCACCGATGAGGAGATCAAGCAGGCCCTGCTCGACATCCCCGGTGCCAAGGACCTCCGCGCCGTCAGGAACGGCGCGGTCACGGTGCAGTTGTTCAACTTCACCGAACCGCCCACGCCCCTCGTCCTCGACGGCCTGGAACGCCTCGCCGCCTACCTCAAGGGAAAGTGA
- a CDS encoding ABC transporter ATP-binding protein encodes MIEGRGLSYAYGAATVVRDVDVRAGTGRILGLLGPNGSGKTTVVRMLTGIVPPRSGQVLIDGRPLDSLPHRELARRVAVVLQESAGDLPLTVADMVMLGRAPHQSTFSRNGAGDHRIAAAALRRVGARHLADRVFVRLSGGEKQRVMIARALAQQPAHLVLDEPTNHLDIRFQHELLTMIRGLGITTVIVLHDLNLAARYCDDVLVLQRGGVVAHGPCADVLTPGLLEGVYGVGVERLETSRGIQFLFHPLDAAPASTG; translated from the coding sequence ATGATCGAAGGACGCGGGCTCAGCTACGCCTACGGCGCGGCGACCGTGGTGCGCGACGTCGACGTGCGGGCCGGGACCGGCCGGATCCTCGGGCTGCTCGGCCCCAACGGCAGCGGCAAGACGACGGTGGTCCGGATGCTCACCGGGATCGTGCCGCCCCGCAGCGGGCAGGTCCTGATCGACGGGCGCCCGCTGGACTCCCTGCCCCACCGCGAACTCGCCCGGCGGGTCGCCGTCGTGCTGCAGGAGTCGGCGGGCGACCTGCCGCTGACCGTGGCCGACATGGTCATGCTCGGCCGGGCGCCGCACCAGTCGACGTTCTCCCGCAACGGCGCCGGCGACCACCGGATCGCGGCGGCCGCGCTGCGCAGGGTCGGCGCCCGGCACCTGGCGGACCGGGTCTTCGTCCGGCTGTCCGGCGGCGAGAAACAGCGCGTGATGATCGCCCGCGCGCTGGCGCAGCAGCCCGCGCACCTGGTGCTCGACGAGCCGACCAACCACCTCGACATCCGGTTCCAGCACGAGCTGCTCACCATGATCCGCGGGCTCGGCATCACCACGGTCATCGTGCTCCACGACCTCAACCTGGCCGCCCGCTACTGCGACGACGTCCTCGTCCTCCAGCGGGGCGGCGTCGTCGCGCACGGCCCGTGCGCCGACGTGCTGACGCCCGGACTCCTCGAAGGCGTCTACGGCGTCGGTGTCGAGCGCTTGGAGACCTCCCGCGGCATCCAGTTCCTCTTCCACCCGCTCGACGCCGCGCCCGCGAGCACCGGCTGA
- a CDS encoding iron ABC transporter permease — MVSSSAVPSVALPDSGGDDLGASSRRRRYLLLLLGLVAVLLATVVAAVAMGAVAVPPTTVLDVVGHHLVGSPAEVTWRPAHDSIVWRVRLPRVLLGAAVGAGLAVTGMALQAMVRNMLADPYLLGVNSGGSAGAAAAILFGFGAGWGEHALQIAAFLGALAASLLVFVIARTAGRITSTRLLMTGVAVGYALYALTSFLIFASDSAEGSRSVLFWLLGTLALAHWSAPLFVVVAAVVLVTVLLTLWGRRLDALAIGDETAHTLGVSPAGFRLVLLVLVSLAVGVLVASSGSIGFVGLVIPHLARRVVGATHRRAVPVAALIGATFLLWADLAARMVLSPQELPIGIITALVGAPFLLILVRRPHAGSE, encoded by the coding sequence ATGGTCTCGTCATCGGCGGTCCCGTCCGTCGCGCTGCCGGACTCCGGCGGCGACGACCTGGGGGCGTCCTCCCGGCGGCGCCGGTACCTGCTGCTCCTGCTCGGGCTCGTGGCGGTCCTGCTCGCCACGGTCGTCGCCGCGGTCGCGATGGGCGCGGTGGCGGTGCCGCCCACGACCGTCCTCGACGTGGTCGGCCACCACCTGGTCGGCAGCCCGGCCGAGGTCACCTGGCGTCCGGCGCACGACTCGATCGTGTGGCGGGTCCGGTTGCCGCGCGTGCTGCTGGGGGCGGCGGTCGGCGCCGGGCTCGCCGTCACCGGCATGGCGCTGCAGGCGATGGTGCGCAACATGCTCGCCGACCCGTACCTGCTGGGCGTCAACTCCGGCGGCTCGGCGGGCGCGGCCGCCGCGATCCTGTTCGGGTTCGGCGCGGGGTGGGGCGAGCACGCGCTGCAGATCGCCGCGTTCCTGGGCGCGCTGGCCGCGTCGCTGCTGGTGTTCGTGATCGCCCGGACGGCCGGGCGGATCACCTCGACCCGGCTGCTGATGACCGGGGTGGCCGTCGGGTACGCGCTCTACGCGCTGACCAGCTTCCTGATCTTCGCGTCCGATTCGGCCGAGGGGTCGCGGTCGGTGCTGTTCTGGCTGCTGGGCACGCTGGCACTCGCGCACTGGTCGGCGCCCCTGTTCGTGGTCGTGGCGGCAGTCGTGCTGGTGACCGTCCTGCTCACGCTGTGGGGACGCCGGCTGGACGCGCTCGCGATCGGCGACGAGACCGCGCACACCCTGGGCGTCTCGCCGGCGGGGTTCCGCCTGGTGCTGCTGGTCCTGGTGTCCCTGGCGGTGGGGGTGCTGGTGGCCTCCTCGGGCAGCATCGGCTTCGTCGGGCTGGTGATCCCGCATCTGGCCCGGCGCGTCGTGGGGGCCACGCACCGCCGGGCCGTGCCCGTCGCCGCGCTCATCGGCGCGACGTTCCTGCTGTGGGCCGACCTGGCCGCACGCATGGTCCTCAGCCCGCAGGAACTGCCGATCGGCATCATCACCGCGCTGGTCGGCGCGCCGTTCCTGCTCATCCTGGTCCGCCGCCCGCACGCCGGAAGCGAGTGA
- a CDS encoding ABC transporter substrate-binding protein, translating to MTGVRGGRALAVLAMLVLLSAGCGGAERVTGGTSGSPPDGFPVTVANCGVTTTYQRPPRRAVSLNQHATEVMLALGLEKSMVGTGYLDDEVLPEFRRAYDRVKVISREYPSFETLLAAEPDFVYGGWKSAFDEKAGRGRAALRKAGIDTRLNIEECPAGPVTAATAEEEIRAVAEVFGVPDRAERRIALMRAVLDGVKRALSGAAPVKVAVYDSGDKTAFTAGGAGIGNEMIRLAGGTNLFADVDKPYGNVSFEQFAERAPDVVLIYDYGEQSAEDKKKFLLSNPALKDVPAIRDRRFAVLPLSSTVTGVRVADAVASLARQLHPDRFA from the coding sequence GTGACCGGCGTGCGCGGCGGGCGGGCGCTGGCCGTCCTGGCGATGCTCGTGCTGCTGTCGGCCGGCTGCGGCGGCGCGGAGCGCGTCACGGGCGGGACGTCCGGTTCGCCGCCGGACGGGTTCCCGGTGACGGTCGCCAACTGCGGGGTGACGACCACGTACCAGCGGCCGCCGCGGCGGGCGGTCTCGCTCAACCAGCACGCGACCGAGGTGATGCTGGCGCTCGGCCTGGAGAAGTCGATGGTGGGGACCGGCTACCTGGACGACGAGGTGCTGCCGGAGTTCCGGCGGGCCTACGACCGGGTGAAGGTCATCTCCAGGGAGTACCCCTCGTTCGAGACGCTGCTGGCGGCCGAGCCCGACTTCGTGTACGGGGGCTGGAAGAGCGCCTTCGACGAGAAGGCGGGCCGCGGCCGGGCCGCGTTGCGGAAGGCGGGCATCGACACCCGTCTCAACATCGAGGAATGCCCGGCGGGGCCGGTGACCGCGGCCACCGCCGAGGAGGAGATCCGGGCCGTCGCCGAGGTCTTCGGTGTCCCGGACCGGGCCGAGCGGCGGATCGCCTTGATGCGCGCCGTCCTGGACGGGGTGAAGCGCGCGCTGTCGGGCGCCGCGCCGGTCAAGGTGGCCGTCTACGACAGCGGGGACAAGACCGCCTTCACCGCGGGCGGCGCCGGGATCGGCAACGAGATGATCCGGCTGGCGGGCGGGACCAACCTGTTCGCCGACGTGGACAAGCCCTACGGGAACGTCTCCTTCGAGCAGTTCGCCGAGCGCGCACCGGACGTCGTCCTCATCTACGACTACGGCGAGCAGTCCGCCGAGGACAAGAAGAAGTTCCTGCTGAGCAATCCCGCGCTCAAGGACGTCCCCGCCATCAGGGACCGGCGGTTCGCGGTGCTGCCGCTGTCGTCCACGGTGACCGGCGTGAGGGTCGCGGACGCGGTGGCCTCGCTGGCCCGGCAACTGCACCCGGACCGCTTCGCGTGA
- a CDS encoding iron ABC transporter permease — translation MTEARGSGARTAAAAPAPRRRLPYPLVLALLGALVLAAATAGISAGSVRLPPEQVWGILLHRLHPALAAPDWPPVRETIVLDVRLPRVLLCGVVGAGLSVCGMALQALVRNPLADPMLLGVSSGATVGAVMVVVLHAAWFGMFSLPLAAFGGALLALVLVYFLARSGGRMPTLRLVLAGVATAEVLSAVASYLIITSDDPRGAEAALRWTLGGLAGTTWTVLWIPAAAVLAGTAVLLGLSRPLNLLLAGEEAAASLGLDVHRFRAAAFVLVALMIGTVVAVSGSIGFVGLLMPHAVRLLAGTDHRRALPAAALLGAAFLIAADLAARTLISPEEIPVGILTALVGGPFFLYLMRRKAAR, via the coding sequence GTGACCGAAGCCCGCGGCTCCGGCGCCCGGACGGCGGCGGCCGCGCCCGCTCCGCGCCGCCGGCTCCCCTACCCGCTGGTCCTGGCGCTGCTGGGTGCGCTGGTGCTGGCGGCGGCCACGGCGGGGATCTCGGCGGGCTCGGTCCGGCTGCCGCCCGAGCAGGTCTGGGGCATCCTGCTGCACCGCCTGCATCCGGCGCTGGCCGCCCCGGACTGGCCGCCCGTCCGCGAGACGATCGTGCTGGACGTCCGGCTCCCCCGCGTGCTGCTGTGCGGGGTGGTCGGCGCGGGCCTGTCGGTGTGCGGGATGGCGCTGCAGGCGCTGGTGCGCAACCCGCTCGCCGACCCGATGCTGCTCGGGGTGTCGTCCGGCGCGACGGTCGGGGCGGTCATGGTCGTGGTGCTGCACGCGGCCTGGTTCGGGATGTTCTCGCTGCCGCTGGCCGCGTTCGGCGGCGCGCTGCTCGCGCTGGTCCTGGTGTACTTCCTGGCCCGCTCCGGCGGGCGGATGCCCACCCTGCGGCTGGTGCTGGCCGGCGTCGCGACCGCCGAGGTGCTGTCGGCGGTCGCCAGCTACCTGATCATCACGTCCGACGACCCGCGCGGCGCCGAGGCGGCGCTGCGCTGGACGCTCGGCGGGCTGGCCGGCACCACCTGGACCGTCCTGTGGATCCCGGCGGCCGCGGTCCTCGCCGGGACCGCGGTGCTGCTCGGGCTGTCGCGGCCGCTCAACCTGCTGCTGGCCGGGGAGGAGGCGGCCGCGTCCCTCGGCCTGGACGTGCACCGCTTCCGCGCGGCCGCGTTCGTGCTGGTCGCGCTGATGATCGGCACGGTCGTCGCGGTCAGCGGCTCGATCGGCTTCGTCGGCCTGCTCATGCCGCATGCCGTCCGGCTGCTGGCCGGCACCGACCACCGCCGCGCGCTGCCCGCCGCGGCGCTGCTCGGCGCGGCCTTCCTCATCGCCGCCGACCTGGCCGCGCGGACCCTGATCAGCCCCGAGGAGATCCCCGTCGGGATCCTCACCGCCCTAGTCGGCGGACCGTTCTTCCTCTACCTGATGCGCCGGAAGGCGGCCCGGTGA
- a CDS encoding ABC transporter ATP-binding protein — MTPAGPGPASLRAEGVSVVVGGRPLVDRVSLTAAPGEVVGLVGPNGAGKSTLLRTFYRARRPTSGRVLLDGDDIWRMPGKHLARRLAAVLQEAPGDFELTVHDVVAMGRTPHKRAFQGDDATDRAVITGALAELEAAHLAGVPFDRLSGGEKQRVLIARALAQRAGTLVLDEPTNHLDLRHQIDALRLVRRLGVTAVIALHDLNLAAAHCDRLCVLDAGRLVASGTPAEVLTPGLLAEVYRVDADVRAHPRTGLTQITVLPE; from the coding sequence GTGACCCCGGCGGGCCCCGGCCCCGCGAGTCTGCGCGCCGAGGGCGTCTCCGTCGTCGTCGGCGGGCGCCCCCTGGTCGACCGGGTCTCCCTGACGGCCGCCCCCGGCGAGGTCGTGGGACTGGTCGGCCCGAACGGCGCCGGCAAGTCGACACTGCTGCGCACCTTCTACCGCGCGCGGCGTCCCACCTCGGGACGGGTCCTGCTGGACGGCGACGACATCTGGCGGATGCCCGGCAAGCACCTGGCCAGGCGGCTGGCCGCCGTCCTCCAGGAGGCCCCCGGCGACTTCGAGCTGACCGTCCACGACGTCGTGGCGATGGGACGCACCCCGCACAAGCGCGCCTTCCAGGGCGACGACGCCACCGACCGCGCCGTCATCACCGGGGCGCTGGCCGAACTGGAGGCGGCACACCTCGCCGGCGTGCCCTTCGACCGGCTGTCGGGCGGTGAGAAGCAGCGCGTCCTGATAGCCCGCGCGCTCGCCCAGCGCGCCGGGACGCTCGTGCTGGACGAGCCCACCAACCACCTCGACCTCCGCCACCAGATCGACGCGCTGCGCCTCGTCCGCCGCCTGGGCGTCACCGCCGTCATCGCGCTGCACGACCTCAACCTCGCCGCCGCGCACTGCGACCGCCTCTGCGTCCTGGACGCCGGACGCCTGGTCGCGTCCGGAACCCCAGCCGAAGTGCTCACCCCCGGCCTGCTCGCCGAGGTCTACCGCGTCGACGCCGACGTCCGCGCCCACCCCCGCACCGGCCTCACGCAGATCACCGTCCTCCCCGAGTGA